From one Candidatus Chromulinivorax destructor genomic stretch:
- a CDS encoding J domain-containing protein codes for MLGLTPGQATMSDVKKAYLKLSLIYHPDKNKGSEKLATENFTLISNAYDSIKKYYENVCDSDDAFFQALSVGKYRTF; via the coding sequence ATATTAGGGCTTACTCCAGGGCAGGCAACAATGTCTGATGTTAAAAAAGCTTACTTGAAATTGAGTTTAATTTATCACCCTGATAAAAATAAAGGCAGTGAAAAACTAGCAACTGAAAATTTTACTTTAATAAGTAATGCCTATGATAGTATAAAAAAATATTACGAAAATGTATGTGATAGTGACGATGCGTTTTTTCAAGCTCTATCAGTTGGCAAGTACAGAACTTTTTAA
- a CDS encoding ankyrin repeat domain-containing protein encodes MKIFKLPTLVLCGFSMVVSSSLDAGNAIETIAVAKQIHTKYHTTLLHTLVTQQMYNKEEKITKMQQLLDAGADVNARNENRRTPLWLATFYNIEPEFIQLLIDYGADVTMQDMFNVTPLHNAVIKDNKIVVQLLLDAGAEMKPHTLEKMISFQDDAQQSPLDIAKTQEMDELLLTHEL; translated from the coding sequence ATGAAGATATTTAAATTACCAACACTAGTTTTGTGTGGATTTTCTATGGTGGTATCTTCATCTCTTGATGCTGGCAATGCTATTGAAACTATCGCTGTAGCAAAACAAATTCATACAAAATACCACACAACTCTATTGCATACTTTAGTTACTCAGCAGATGTATAATAAAGAAGAAAAAATCACCAAGATGCAACAATTGCTTGATGCAGGAGCAGATGTTAATGCTCGTAATGAAAACAGACGGACACCTTTGTGGCTTGCAACTTTTTATAATATTGAACCAGAATTTATTCAGCTTCTCATCGATTATGGTGCTGATGTTACCATGCAAGATATGTTTAATGTAACTCCTTTGCATAATGCAGTGATAAAAGATAATAAAATAGTTGTGCAATTATTACTTGATGCTGGAGCAGAAATGAAGCCTCATACCTTAGAAAAAATGATTTCATTTCAAGATGATGCACAGCAAAGTCCTTTAGATATTGCTAAAACGCAAGAAATGGACGAACTTTTATTAACACATGAATTGTAA
- a CDS encoding ankyrin repeat domain-containing protein: protein MKFFKRNIYKFFCLLCVCSQFFADAPVKDMGLARYPVIDKSMFEDNFAQTSLVDYDAENDYDFAEPAYFKDFKPRSSDIQTQDTQGKNLLMLIAGKDSHKHLMQFIVQNLRTDLQAQDRQGRSALHYAVIGGDFGMVKMLLQHGALLDTQDHEGKTPLYYAVEKNYVRIVDFLINNGADKKLGVFEDGALPQDMCKTQAMCRLFKKIR from the coding sequence ATGAAATTTTTTAAAAGAAATATATATAAATTTTTTTGTTTATTGTGTGTTTGCTCACAATTTTTTGCAGACGCCCCAGTAAAAGATATGGGTTTAGCTCGTTATCCAGTTATTGATAAGTCGATGTTTGAAGATAATTTTGCACAAACATCATTAGTTGATTATGATGCTGAGAATGATTACGACTTTGCAGAGCCAGCCTATTTTAAAGATTTTAAACCACGGTCAAGTGATATACAAACGCAAGATACACAAGGTAAAAATTTATTAATGTTAATTGCAGGCAAAGATTCTCATAAACATCTTATGCAATTTATTGTACAAAATTTACGAACAGATTTGCAGGCACAAGATCGTCAAGGCAGATCAGCTTTACACTACGCTGTAATAGGTGGAGATTTTGGTATGGTCAAAATGTTATTGCAACACGGTGCATTACTTGATACCCAAGATCATGAAGGTAAAACACCTTTGTATTATGCGGTAGAAAAAAATTATGTAAGAATTGTAGATTTTTTGATTAACAATGGAGCAGATAAAAAATTAGGTGTTTTTGAAGATGGAGCGTTGCCCCAAGATATGTGTAAAACGCAAGCGATGTGCCGTCTTTTTAAAAAGATAAGATAA
- a CDS encoding ankyrin repeat domain-containing protein yields MKKIKVLILLMFSLQVMSMYAAQKSQQNVENGRQAMIDYVVTRLKYLTQSFDFLREQGLVDTTFHEYLEQHVSHDEHGNEDMNFDQVIIDAEDVLTKNMKDTFLNTLDMALEESKNLDQFDDPIFLYVMQHKDDSRDLYEMVRLWLYEWGNTQDENKETPLHKALSAQNKEITRMLIDAGANVNTKNSFGQAPLHYTSSLPEIARMLIQAGADVNIKDQNRETLLHYAVRDNNIEITGILIDACADVNAQNIFGQTPLHQAIYIPKITRMLIDAGTDEHTQNENAVIKDKPEITRMLISAGADINIPNKNGQTPLYQAVICNKPKIVRMLIFAGADINIQDEHGETPLYQAVMKDKPEIARMLLSAGADINIPNKKEKTAEQEAKSTKMRMIFAQTQYARSSFCTIS; encoded by the coding sequence ATGAAAAAAATAAAAGTATTAATTTTGTTAATGTTTAGTTTACAAGTCATGAGTATGTACGCTGCGCAAAAATCACAACAAAATGTTGAAAACGGGCGACAAGCGATGATTGATTATGTTGTTACAAGGCTTAAATATTTAACGCAAAGTTTTGATTTTTTACGAGAACAAGGTCTTGTCGATACAACATTTCATGAATATTTAGAACAGCATGTATCGCATGATGAACATGGTAATGAAGATATGAATTTTGATCAAGTCATTATCGATGCAGAAGACGTTCTTACAAAGAATATGAAAGATACATTTTTAAATACCCTTGACATGGCACTTGAAGAGAGTAAAAATCTTGATCAATTTGATGATCCTATATTTTTGTATGTCATGCAACATAAAGATGATAGTAGAGATCTGTACGAAATGGTTCGTTTATGGCTGTATGAATGGGGTAACACTCAAGATGAAAATAAAGAGACTCCACTACATAAAGCTCTTTCTGCTCAGAATAAAGAAATAACACGGATGTTGATTGATGCAGGCGCGAATGTAAATACTAAAAATAGTTTTGGTCAGGCCCCATTGCATTATACAAGTTCTCTACCAGAAATAGCACGTATGTTGATACAAGCAGGCGCTGATGTAAATATTAAAGATCAAAATAGAGAGACCCTCTTACATTATGCAGTCAGAGACAATAATATAGAAATAACAGGTATATTGATAGATGCATGCGCTGATGTAAATGCTCAAAATATTTTTGGACAAACTCCATTGCATCAGGCAATTTATATACCAAAAATAACACGTATGTTGATAGATGCAGGCACTGATGAACATACTCAAAATGAGAATGCAGTTATAAAAGATAAACCAGAAATAACACGTATGTTGATTTCTGCAGGTGCTGATATAAATATTCCAAATAAAAATGGTCAGACTCCATTATATCAGGCAGTCATATGTAATAAACCAAAAATAGTACGTATGTTGATTTTTGCAGGTGCTGATATAAATATTCAAGATGAACATGGTGAGACTCCATTATATCAGGCAGTTATGAAAGATAAACCAGAAATAGCACGTATGTTACTTTCTGCAGGTGCTGATATAAATATTCCAA